In a single window of the Centroberyx gerrardi isolate f3 chromosome 17, fCenGer3.hap1.cur.20231027, whole genome shotgun sequence genome:
- the eif4eb gene encoding eukaryotic translation initiation factor 4eb — translation MATAEPETNPSPPQGDEDGAEETGQEIVSPESYIKHPLQNRWSLWFFKNDKSKTWQANLRLISKFDTVEDFWALYNHIQLSSNLMSGCDYSLFKDGIEPMWEDERNKRGGRWLITLNKQQRRLDLDRFWLETLLCLVGEAFDDYSDEVCGAVVNIRTKGDKIAVWTSDYENRDAVTHIGRVYKERLGIPMKMTIGYQSHADTATKSGSTTKNKFVV, via the exons ATGGCGACCGCCGAACCG GAAACCAACCCAAGTCCACCCCAAGGTGACGAAGATGGAGCTGAGGAGACTGGACAAGAGATTGTGAGCCCAGAGTCCTACATCAAACACCCCCTCCAGAACAG ATGGTCTCTCTGGTTCTTCAAGAATGACAAGAGCAAAACATGGCAGGCCAACCTTCGACTCATCTCTAAATTTGACACAGTTGAAGATTTCTGGGC ACTCTACAACCATATCCAGTTGTCAAGCAACCTCATGTCAGGCTGTGATTACTCCCTTTTTAAG GACGGCATCGAGCCCATgtgggaggatgagaggaacaAGCGTGGCGGACGCTGGCTGATCACGCTCAACAAGCAACAGAGGAGATTAGACCTGGACCgcttctggctggaaacg CTCCTGTGCTTAGTCGGAGAGGCCTTTGACGACTACAGCGACGAGGTCTGCGGGGCCGTGGTCAACATCCGCACAAAAGGAGATAAAATAGCCGTCTGGACATCGGACTACGAGAATCGGGACGCCGTAACGCACATAGG GAGAGTTTACAAGGAGCGCTTGGGGATCCCCATGAAGATGACTATCGGCTACCAGTCTCACGCGGACACGGCTACCAAAAGCGGCTCAACCACCAAGAACAAGTTTGTCGTCTGA
- the metap1 gene encoding methionine aminopeptidase 1: MASTEARECETEGCSKEAKLQCPTCIKLGIQGSYFCSQECFKGSWGSHKLLHKKAKEDKSQNEPKNCVEKDTNTDPWPGYRYTGKLRPYYPLTPMRPVPGDIQRPDYADHPRGMSESEQSLKGTSQIKILSPEDIEGLRVVCKLAREVLDIAAMMVKPGVTTEEIDHTVHLACTARNCYPSPLNYYNFPKSCCTSVNEVICHGIPDRRPLQDGDILNVDITVYHNGFHGDLNETFFVGEVEEGAKKLVQTTYECLMQAIDSVKPGIRYRELGNIIQKHAQANGFSVVRSYCGHGIHRLFHTAPNVPHYAKNKAVGVMKPGHVFTIEPMICEGGWQDETWPDGWTAVTRDGKRSAQFEHTLLVTETGCEILTRRLEDNGRAHFITEM; encoded by the exons ATGGCGAGTACCGAGGCAAGGGAGTGTGAAACAGAGGGCTGCAGCAAGgaagccaaacttcaatgtccCACCTGTATCAAGCTTGGTATTCAAGGCTCATACTTCTGTTCACAG GAATGTTTCAAAGGGAGTTGGGGGTCTCACAAGTTGCTGCACAAAAAAGCAA AGGAGGACAAGAGCCAGAATGAGCCTAAGAACTGTGTGGAGAAGGACACCAACACAGACCCATGGCCGGGCTACCGCTACACAGGGAAACTACGCCCTTACTACCCGCTG ACTCCCATGAGGCCTGTGCCCGGTGACATCCAAAGACCTGACTATGCTGATCATCCGCGAG GGATGTCTGAGTCGGAGCAATCTTTGAAGGGGACGTCGCAGATCAAGATCCTCTCTCCCGAGGACATCGAAGGCTTGAGAGTGGTGTGCAAG CTGGCGCGAGAAGTCCTGGACATTGCAGCTATGATGGTGAAACCTGGTGTCACCACTGAAGAAATTGACCACACCGTGCatctg GCTTGTACAGCGAGGAACTGCTACCCCTCCCCTCTCAACTACTACAACTTCCCCAAATCCTGCTGCACGTCTGTCAACGAAGTCATCTGCCACGGCATCCCGGACAGAAGACCGCTGCAGGATGGGGACATCCTCAACG TGGACATCACCGTCTACCACAACGGTTTCCACGGAGACCTCAATGAGACCTTCTTTGTCGGCGAGGTGGAAGAAGGAGCCAAGAAGCTGGTCCAGACCACCTATGAATGCCTTATGCAAGCCATCGACTCTG TGAAGCCTGGCATTCGCTACAGAGAGCTAGGCAACATCATCCAGAAGCATGCTCAGGCCAACGGCTTCTCTGTGGTACGGAGCTACTGTGGCCACGGCATCCACAGACTGTTCCACACTGCTCCCAATGTGCCACACTATGCCA AAAACAAAGCAGTTGGAGTTATGAAGCCTGGCCATGTGTTCACCATTGAGCCCATGATATGTGAAG GTGGCTGGCAAGACGAGACGTGGCCGGACGGCTGGACGGCGGTGACCAGAGACGGGAAGCGCTCGGCTCAGTTCGAACACACCCTGCTGGTGACGGAGACCGGCTGCGAGATCCTCACCCGCCGCCTGGAGGACAACGGCCGCGCCCATTTCATCACCGAAATGTAG